From Fusobacterium varium:
AAAGTTATATAGCCCCAGAATTTAGCAATAACTTCTTTCCATCTCTCTTCAGAAGCATCCCATACTCCCCACATTTTAGCTATATCTCTATAGTGATTTGGTTTTCCTGCCATTGGGTTATAGAAGCTTTCATCTAAGATTACATCTTCAGATTTATACATTGAATAATAAGGCTCTGGAATCACACAAGGAGTATGCGGCCCCCAGAAATTCATCCATATAAAGAATGGCTTATTTTCTTTTTTAGCTTCAAGTACAGCTTTTTTTGCTTCATCTATTACAAAGAAAGGAAGAGTAGCTTCTCTTGTTCCGCTTAAAAGTCCACAAAGCTCCTGAACTCTAAGATGAGCATTTTCTCCAAAGTAGCTTTTAGAAACTTCTGGTATTTCAAAACCTTTTTCCTCCAGCCAGTCTTTATATCTAGTTTCCTGCTCTGGCCCTTGTGTAAATACAAGATTTTTATATACTCCGCTTCCTGGATATCCATATCCATCAAAGTTATGACCTTTAAATCCAAAATCTCTAGGAAGAACTGTTTTCCCAACATGCCATTTCCCAATTAAATAATTCATATAATCCTGCATCTCTGTTATTATATTAGGATTTGATAGAGAAGGATCTCCTAATCCACCCTTTTCGCTATTTCTCATAAGTCCATGATTGCTTGGCATCTGTCCTGTAAATAGTGAAGTTCTTGCTGGACTGCATACAGAAGCTGGAGTAAATGCATTATTAAATTTGACTCCATCTGCTGCTATTGCATCCATATTTGGTGTTTTTACTATTTTATGTCCATATGTTCCCAACATATCAACTCTTACTTGATCTAATAATATAAAAGCTATATTATTATTCATTTATTTTTCCTCCTTAAATTTCCAGCTGCCTTGTTTCCGATTTTCTTTAATATTCTTCACATACTGCTTTAGTTACTTTTTTCTTTTTTATATTTAAAGCTCCCATTAATACCAGAGCAATTACTACAAATACCATTGTTATCTTTGTCAGACTATTTCCTCCTGCCAGCCCTATTGGAGAAAGAATACAATATAGATAGCACAGCCCCAATACAAGCAGAGTTGATGCTTCCTTTGCATATTTCCAATTTGTTAAATCTACATCTGATTTGTTTTTAACTGATGGAACATATGGTTTTTCTCTTTTGAAAACACTTCCTAGAATAAACATTGCTATTATGTCAAATACAAACAGCCCTCCCATTACATGAACAAAGTTTAGTTTTACTTTAAATATCCATACTAATGAAAAATATAGTATTACATGAAGGAGTACTGTTATTCTTGCTGCTTTTCCAGATACTGTCTTATTCAAAAATCCTACTGCTACAAGAGCAACTATAGGTATGTTGAAGAATCCTGCAAATCTTTTTAGAAGCAGGAATAATCCACCTGTTCCATACTGAAGTAATGGTGCTATTATCATAGATACTATTGCTATTATAGTTCCAGCTATCTTAGCTACTTTTATTAAATCTTCATCAGATATATTTTTATTAAATATTGGTTTGTAAATATCATAGCAGAATAATGTTGCAGCACTATTTATAAATGAATTAAATGTGCTCAATATTGCTCCAAACAAACATGCTGTAAAAAATCCCAACAAAGGTTTTGGTAAAACTTTTGATACAAGTGTTGGATAGGCTAAATCTATATTTCCCAGTGAATCTCCAAAAATATGAAAAGAAATAAGTCCAGGAACATTTAATAATACAGGAAGGAATAATAGAAATATTCCTGCATATAAGATTCCTTTTTGTCCTTCTGCCAGACTTTTAGCTGCAAGAGATCTTTGGATTATTGCCTGATTTGTTGTCCAGTAAAAAAAGTTTACTATTAATATTCCAGTAAATATTGTTGTCCAAGGTACTGGATCTCCTGCTGCTCCCCAAGCTGTCAATTTTTCTATATGTGATGATGTAACTATGTCTACTCCCTTTGATAAGCTTCCGTCTCCTAAAAATTTTAAAGCAAAGAAAGGTATCATTGTTCCACCTATTATCAAAGCAAATCCATTTAGTGTATCTGATACTGCAACTGCTTTCAGTCCACCAAATATTGCATAGATTCCTCCAATAATTCCAATCAGCCATACTACTCCCCAAAGAGCTGTATTAAAACTTACTCCAAACATTCCTGTTACATCAAATATTTGTGTAAAAGCAATAGCTCCTGAATAAAGTGCACCTGGTATCATTACAAAAGTATATGCAACAAGGAAAAGCAGTGACATTATCTGCCTTGTCTGTTTGTCATATCTTTCCTCGAAAAATTCAGGTATAGTTGTAAATCCACCCTTTAAATATCTTGGTAAAAGAAATAATGCAAGTACACATAAAGGAACTACAGATTGTACAGTCCATGCTATTATCGAAAAGTTGCTTATATATGAAGAGGCATTTACTCCAACTAATTGTTCTGTTGAAAGACTAGTCAACACCATTGAAAATCCAATAACAGTGGCACTTAAACCTCTCCCTGCCAGAAAATATCCCTGTGCACTGTTGTCTTCACCTTTAGTTTTTAACCATGAAACAAAAGCAATTAATGCTGTTATTAAAACAAATGTAAAAAAAGTCATTTTTCCCTCCTAATTTATTTCAATGGAGATTTCTAAAAATTTGTTGTATAAACAAACCTATCTCCCCTCACTGTAGATTTTGTATATTCTAAAACCTTACTTCCTTGGAAAACTGTTCTCTCTACTTTCATTCCTAAATCTTCCTCATTCAATCCTAGAAATTTAGCCT
This genomic window contains:
- a CDS encoding arylsulfatase translates to MNNNIAFILLDQVRVDMLGTYGHKIVKTPNMDAIAADGVKFNNAFTPASVCSPARTSLFTGQMPSNHGLMRNSEKGGLGDPSLSNPNIITEMQDYMNYLIGKWHVGKTVLPRDFGFKGHNFDGYGYPGSGVYKNLVFTQGPEQETRYKDWLEEKGFEIPEVSKSYFGENAHLRVQELCGLLSGTREATLPFFVIDEAKKAVLEAKKENKPFFIWMNFWGPHTPCVIPEPYYSMYKSEDVILDESFYNPMAGKPNHYRDIAKMWGVWDASEERWKEVIAKFWGYITLIDDAIGEFVKFLKEEGLYESLFMAITADHGDAMGAHRLIEKGEFMFDTTYRIPMIIKDPGSNRKNEEDNNFVYLHDLTPTCNDVAGKKISDFFDGESLLPILREGKSNGRKGVLGQLAGHFVYFEQRMWRRKDYKIIFNASDVGELYNMKNDKEEMNNLFYDEKYKNVKKEMLDELYSEMVKLKDPLAGWLYRIIYEI
- a CDS encoding putative sodium/solute symporter, which produces MTFFTFVLITALIAFVSWLKTKGEDNSAQGYFLAGRGLSATVIGFSMVLTSLSTEQLVGVNASSYISNFSIIAWTVQSVVPLCVLALFLLPRYLKGGFTTIPEFFEERYDKQTRQIMSLLFLVAYTFVMIPGALYSGAIAFTQIFDVTGMFGVSFNTALWGVVWLIGIIGGIYAIFGGLKAVAVSDTLNGFALIIGGTMIPFFALKFLGDGSLSKGVDIVTSSHIEKLTAWGAAGDPVPWTTIFTGILIVNFFYWTTNQAIIQRSLAAKSLAEGQKGILYAGIFLLFLPVLLNVPGLISFHIFGDSLGNIDLAYPTLVSKVLPKPLLGFFTACLFGAILSTFNSFINSAATLFCYDIYKPIFNKNISDEDLIKVAKIAGTIIAIVSMIIAPLLQYGTGGLFLLLKRFAGFFNIPIVALVAVGFLNKTVSGKAARITVLLHVILYFSLVWIFKVKLNFVHVMGGLFVFDIIAMFILGSVFKREKPYVPSVKNKSDVDLTNWKYAKEASTLLVLGLCYLYCILSPIGLAGGNSLTKITMVFVVIALVLMGALNIKKKKVTKAVCEEY